In Antedon mediterranea chromosome 10, ecAntMedi1.1, whole genome shotgun sequence, one genomic interval encodes:
- the LOC140060474 gene encoding small ribosomal subunit protein uS10m-like, whose protein sequence is MAASIPQRLLLPRKYIHQSGIGLLKKHLKDVNGINRSQFAPFLRCLCISGLPHERCTLLAKSSATPVRYCSDTVKKEESKIETTTEDDELYKSIEVRVKGHDEAVLNSYEKFVSMAAKELDITLDSVTKPKKHMKRLSLLKSRFIHKKHFVQYEIRTHYRVMLFKHLTGSTASVFLEYIQRNLPEGVAMKVTKRALEAMPEYIKPPSDADLDQLVTGLDKFKV, encoded by the exons ATGGCAGCCTCCATACCGCAA CGTTTGCTTTTGCCAAGAAAATATATTCATCAATCAGGAATAGGTTTATTAAAAAAGCACCTTAAAGATGTGAATGGAATTAACAG aaGTCAGTTTGCTCCATTTTTAAGATGTCTATGTATTAGTG gaCTTCCACATGAGAGATGCACTTTATTGGCAAAATCATCAGCGACACCTGTTCGCTATTGTTCAGACACAGTCAAGAAAGAGGAG TCAAAAATCGAAACAACTACAGAAGACGATGAACTTTACAAATCAATTGAAGTTAGAGTCAAAGGTCATGATGAAGCTGTGCTTAACAGTTATGAAAAATTTGTTTCCATGGCAGCCAAAGAATTGGATATAACACTGGATAGTGT AACGAAACCCAAGAAACACATGAAGCGATTATCACTCCTGAAATCAcgatttattcataaaaagcACTTTGTACAATATGAAATCAGAACACATTATAGAGTTATGTTA TTTAAACATCTAACAGGTTCTACTGCAAGTGTTTTTCTAGAGTACATTCAGAGAAATTTACCTGAAGGAGTGGCGATGAAGGTCACAAAG CGTGCACTTGAAGCAATGCCAGAATACATCAAACCGCCATCAGATGCTGACCTGGATCAATTAGTCACTGGCCTAGATAAGTTCAAAGTTTAA
- the LOC140060110 gene encoding dynein axonemal light chain 1-like → MSKGTTIKDALAKWAEKNKECPPSEAKVVRLYMQVPPIEKMDASLSTLAACEQLSLSTNCIEKIGNLNGLKNLKILSLGRNNIKNLNGLEAVADTLQELWISYNSIEKLKGIQVLKKLKVLYMSNNSVKDFGEFEKLAGLPLLEDIVFVGNPLEEKHTAEGDWRDQATKRLPKLKKLDGVPVIKQEDEEGEGDD, encoded by the exons ATG TCTAAAGGAACAACGATCAAAGATGCATTGGCCAAATGG gccgaaaaaaacaaagaatgtCCACCTTCAGAAGCAAAAGTAGTGCGGCTGTACATGCAAGTTCCCCCTATTGAGAAAATGGATGCTTCATTATCAACTCTTGCCGCATGCGA GCAGCTGTCTCTATCAACAAATTGTATAGAAAAAATTGGAAACTTGAATGGGCTAA aaaatttaaagattttatCTTTAGGAAGAAACAATATCAAGAATTTAAATGGTTTG GAAGCTGTCGCAGACACATTGCAAGAGTTATGGATATCATATAATTCTATTGAAAAGCTGAAAGGCATTCAAGTATTGAAAAAACTAAag GTACTTTACATGTCAAATAACTCGGTTAAAGACTTTGGAGAATTTGAAAAATTAGCTGGTCTGCCACTTCTTGAAGACATTGTGTTTGTTG GCAATCCTCTGGAAGAGAAACACACTGCAGAAGGAGATTGGCGAGATCAAGCTACCAAACGTTTACCTAAACTAAAGAAATTAGATG gcGTACCTGTTATCAAGCAGGAGGATGAAGAGGGTGAGGGCGACGATTAG